Proteins from a genomic interval of Medicago truncatula cultivar Jemalong A17 chromosome 3, MtrunA17r5.0-ANR, whole genome shotgun sequence:
- the LOC11431491 gene encoding uncharacterized protein, producing the protein MFSSYWLLRFCFLLTFFSSSLCHSSTSSSLSQLTSVKENEGNGVVFSRFDVFAAAPYENSPLPLAAERTRRKDPLDGFNKYTSGWNISDHHYWASAAYTAVPVFSIAAVWFLGFGFCLLLLIVCYFCRKTESYGYSSTYYALSLILLILFTFITLIGCAVLYIGQGSFHRSTTTTLQYVVYQADSAVDKLRNVSDYLAQAKLVGIDRVFLPANVQTDIDAAETDINASAGTISDKTKENSDNIQDLLDSVRLALIIIAAVMLVLTFLGFLFSIFGMQVLVYILVIAGWFLVTGTLILCGLFLILHNVTADTCVAMNEWIQYPTANTALDDILPCVDKATAQETLLRSKEVTSELVNLVNQVITNVSNINFAPNFTPLYYNQSGPLMPLLCDPFRPDMTDRQCDSGEVNISNATQVYGNFVCQVSPSEICMTQGRLTPTFYNQISAGINVGNALYNYAPSLVELQDCTFVRETFTDIYNEHCPGLRHYSKLIYVGLIMVSFAVMFSLIFWGVYGRERRHRLYTQESKDSTLVTPTRAHAPTRRAPAPTRRAPALAPAPTRLALTPSSHALELSPYP; encoded by the exons ATGTTTTCTAGTTACTGGTTACTTCGTTTTTGTTTTCTACTCACATTTTTCTCCTCCTCACTATGTCACTCCTCCACTTCTTCTTCCTTGTCACAACTCACTTCAG TGAAAGAAAATGAGGGAAATGGTGTGGTATTTTCTAGGTTTGATGTATTTGCTGCAGCACCATATGAGAACTCACCACTTCCCTTAGCTGCAGAGAGAACTAGAAGAAAAGATCCACTTGATGGCTTCAATAAATACACAAGTGGATGGAATATCAGTGACCACCATTATTGGGCT TCAGCGGCATATACAGCAGTTCCTGTATTCAGCATTGCAGCAGTCTGGTTCTTGGGCTTTGGCTTCTGTTTATTACTCCTCATTGTTTGTTACTTCTGTCGTAAAACCGAGTCTTATGGTTATTCTTCAACATACTATGCACTTTCCCTTATTCTCCTCATATTGTTCACATTTATAACACT AATTGGATGTGCAGTACTATATATTGGACAAGGTAGTTTTCATAGAAGCACAACAACGACGTTGCAATATGTGGTGTATCAAGCTGATTCTGCAGTGGATAAATTAAGAAATGTTTCTGATTACCTTGCTCAAGCAAAGCTTGTTGGAATCGATCGAGTTTTTCTTCCCGCTAATGTTCAAACTGATATTGATGCGGCAGAAACAGACATCAATGCTTCTGCTGGCACAATTTCTGATAAGACAAAAGAGAATTCAGACAACATACAAGATCTCTTAGATTCTGT GAGGCTGGCGCTCATCATAATAGCTGCAGTTATGCTAGTATTGACGTTTCTTGGATTTT TGTTCTCAATTTTCGGAATGCAAGTCCTTGTGTACAT CTTGGTAATCGCAGGATGGTTTCTTGTTACTGGCACCCTTATATTATGTGGTTTATTCCTCATTCTCCACAA TGTGACAGCAGATACATGTGTAGCCATGAATGAGTGGATCCAATATCCTACTGCAAATACAGCTCTCGACGATATACTGCCCTGTGTGGACAAAGCCACAGCACAAGAAACATTGTTGAGAAGCAAAGAAGTGACTTCTGAACTAGTTAACTTGGTGAACCAAGTTATTACTAATGTCTCCAACATAAATTTTGCCCCCAATTTCACGCCGCTGTACTACAATCAATCCGGTCCCTTGATGCCACTCCTCTGCGATCCCTTCCGTCCTGACATGACAGATCGACAATGTGACTCTGGTGAAGTGAACATAAGCAACGCCACACAG GTATATGGGAACTTTGTGTGCCAGGTTTCACCATCAGAGATATGCATGACCCAAGGACGTTTAACCCCTACCTTTTATAACCAAATTTCCGCTGGAATAAATGTTGGTAACGCCTTATATAATTACGCCCCATCGCTTGTTGAGCTACAAGACTGCACCTTTGTTCGAGAAACATTCACTGATATATACAATGAACATTGTCCTGGTCTACGGCATTATagtaaattgatttatgttggATTAATAATGGTCTCTTTTGCTGTGATGTTCTCCTTGATCTTTTGGGGTGTGTATGGAAGAGAGCGGAGGCATCGTTTGTATACACAAGAGTCTAAAGATTCAACGCTAGTAACTCCTACACGAGCTCATGCACCAACAAGACGTGCACCTGCACCAACAAGACGTGCACCTGCACTTGCACCTGCACCAACAAGACTTGCACTTACACCATCAAGTCATGCACTTGAACTTAGCCCATATCCCTGA